DNA sequence from the Terriglobia bacterium genome:
TCCACGAAAAGGGCAAGTGTCAGGGCATGACTTTAGTCGTGCCGTAAAGCGGAGCAATGACAGGTTTCTTGTGCCGCAGGCCGTCGCGGAGGCGGAGGCGGAGCGACAAAAGATGGGTTCGCCTGCGATACACTCTTTCTATGCTTGCCCCTTACGCGTTGCGGGCGGAAGAGAGCCGCGGACGGCGCTATCCGGAAGAAGCCCATGCTTACCGCAACGTCTTCCAGCGCGACCGCGACCGCGTGGTGCATTCGCGGGCTTTCCGCCGGCTGGAAAACAAGACGCAGGTTTTTACCGGCCGCCGTTCTGACCATTTTCGCAACCGGCTCACGCACACCATTGAGGTCGCGCAGATTTCCCGCACCATTGCCGCCGAGCTGCAACTGAATGAAGACCTTGTCGAGGCGCTGGCCCTTGTGCATGACGTGGGCCATCCCCCGTTTGGCCATGCGGGCGAGCGCGTGTTGAATGCGGCCATGCAGGAATATGGCGACCAGTTTGACCACAACCTGCACGCGCTGCGCACGGTGGAGCAGTTCGAGCATCGCTATGCGGAATTTCCCGGGCTGAACCTGACGTTTGAGGTGCGCGAGGGAATCGTGAAGCACTCTCGCGATTATGATGCTGCGGATTTTCCTGAGCTGGCGGAATATTTGCTGGACGAGCGTCCGCCGCTGGAAGCGCAGTTGATCGACTTTACCGATGAGATTGCGTACTCAACTGCCGATCTGGATGATGGCGTTGAAGCAAAGATCCTCACGCGCGAGCAGGTGCGGCAGAACGTGCCGCTATTTGCGCGGCTGCATGCGGAAGTTGAGCAGCGCTATCCCGCCGCCGCAGAGAAGCTGCTATTTAATGAGACGCTCAAGCGCGTGCTGGACCGCCTTGTGAGCGACTTGATCATCAATAGTCGGAAGCTGATTGGCGAAGCAGGCGTTAAATCAGTTGAGGCAGTACGGAAGTATCCGGAGCGGCTGATTGCTTTCAGCCCGCAAGTGGACGAAGAGCGCAAGCAGATCAAAGACTTTCTTTACGCGAACGTTTATTACAGTCCGGCGCAGCAGCGTGACAAGCAGCAGGCGGAGAAGGTGATAGCAGAAATGTTTGCCTTCTTTATGAAATTTCCGCGCGAGCTGCCCGCCAGCTACCAGGAGAAAACACGCACCGAGCCGCTGCACAGAATCGTCTGCGATTACGTTGCGGGAATGACGGACAGTTATATCTTTGAGCAGCATCGGCGGTTTTGCGCGCCAAAGAAGCGGATTGGAGTATAGAGAACGCAAGTTCTCAGTCGCGCGCTTATTAAAGGAGTGCACGGAGGGGTGAAAATGAAATTGGTATTCACCGTATCAGTGATCGCTCTGATGTTTCTGCAGAGCGCAGCCGCCCAAAGCTGCGCCGGCAAGCCGCTGACTGAGGTTGGAGGAGCCAGGAACGCATGGGCCATGGATGGAGGCGGTATCGCCGCCTTTGCCAAGATGAACGTCAACCTGGATGGTTACGGCCACGCCTACAGTCCCACAAACTTCGCAGGAGGCGCGCTGCTTCACCTGTGCAACGCCGGAAAGGTTTACCTGCCTGATGGCAAAAGCTATCAGGGTTCAGAGAGCAATGCGACCTGCACAGGGCGCTTTATGCAGGACTTCAAACGCATAGGCGACTCAGGCTGGCAAGATCCGGCGGTCGGCGCAATCAATTGGTATGGCATTCTTGGTGAAGGTACGGCCACAATCCACGGCAAGAAAGTCACGTCCGTCAAACCGGTGCTGCAGAAAGACGGCTCGGGCTTTTACGTCTCGCCCACATCGCTGGTAGACAGCAATGTTACCGACCTCAAAGACCAGAGCCGATACGTCAATCCGCTGCGCGTTCCTTCAGCCGTTGTTCCCCAAGGGCTGGTTTCGCGAGGAGTCGCTTTTGGTTCTTTCGGTGTAGCAATAGATAGGCGTAAGAACATCGCCGTTCCTTTCGTGGTTGGTGACGGAGGCCCGCGCATTGGCGAGGGCAGCGCCGCATTGGCCCGTCTGGTCGCAGGTAAGCCGGTTACCGATCAACTCACGCGCAAGACCAGCAGCGTTGGGCAGGTTGATACCCCGGATGTCCTTTGGGTGTTTTTTGGCGGCCAGCCGGCCAAGTATGACCATACCAATGAGAGCAAGCTTGCCGCCGACGCAAAACAAGCCTTTGAGAAGTGGGGCGGAGAAGCGCGGCTGCGCGACTGCCTGAGTGTGGTTCCAAAGCAATAAAGCCTAGCTGACCTGCTCGCGTCGATCCTGCAACTTTCTTTCTTCAGCATTGCAACAGCAGCTCTGGTTGGCTGATCTAATATGTAGCGCCACTTCGCCTCCTAAATTCCCCAGGGAGGCTTTCCCCATGTCTAATCCAATTTTTACCCCGCATGTTCGCGGAGGCCTGGCGGTCGTGCTTCTCACCATCACCGGGCTGCTTGGCTATACAGTCCACCAGCACTACCAGGTCAAGCAGATTTCCGCCCAGAACGATCAGGTGATCGCGAGCCTGAACGATACGCGCGCACAGATGGCCGCCCTTGCCGCGAAGATTGACTCGCTCAATACTCCTCCAGCCGCGCAACCCGCGCCGGTGAAAGCGCCGTCGACGACGAGGCCTCATACCAGGCCCGCTGCCCGGTACAACGCAAACGACGTTCGCATTAGACATCTGCAGACGCAAGTTGACGCCCAGGGCAGGGCGATTGATTCCACGCGCCAAGAGTTGGTTTCTACGCGGACTGACCTGGAGGGCGGCATCGCACGGACGCATGAAGAGCTTGTGACGCTGCAGAAAAAAGGCGAGCGCAACTACTTTGAGTTTGATCTGGATAAGACCAAGCAGTTCCAGCGCACCGGCCCCATCGCTCTCAGCCTGCGCAAGGCCAACACCAAACATATGTATGCCGACCTGGAAATCAGGGTGGAAGACGCAGAGGTCTCACAGAAGCATGTGAACCTGTTCCAGCCCGTTCTGTTCTACACGGAGCAGGGCCGCCCGGTTGAGCTGGTGATCAATAGTATCCGCCATGACCATATCCATGGCTATATCAGCGCGCCAAAATACAGCGCGGCGGAGCTGGCCGTGAGCAGTCCGGATGGAGCAAAGCGGCAGAAGCTGGAGCTGCCAAGATAGAAGCCTAAAATCAAAACCTCACCACTGATAACACTGATAAGACGGATTTACACGGATCAAAAGGTTCAACAGAGCCATTTTAGACCGTAAATCCGCGTTCATCCGCGGTGAGATTGCTACCAAAATCGCTGGAACCGGATGCCCTGCCTTTGCGTATCACAAGCCAGGTTGTGGTGTGTACAAGGAGGGCAGGACGATGAAAACCGCGATCGCGGCGGCACTGTTTCTGGCAGTTCTCTGGGTGACGCCGCTTGGAGCGCAGAGCACAGGCAGTCCGGTGGAAAAGGATTTTGTTTCCGGCGGGAAAATCGAGATGACGCTGGAGTCCGGCGATTACAAGATTCGCGCGAGCTCTGACAATCGCATACATGTGCACTGGAATGAAGCTAGCGCCAAGGGCGTGCGTGTGAAGCTGACGACCAATGGCAAATCGGCAGACGTGCGCGTGGAGAATACGCCGCATGATAATTTTCACGCGATCATTGAAGTGCCGGCGCTTGCTGATGTGCGCGTCCGCCTGACCGCGGGAAACCTTGAAATAGGGGGAATCACGGGCGATAAAGATGTTGAGGCCAACGCGGGGAACCTGAATATCTCCGTAGGCAATTCCAGTGATTGGGGCGATGTGGACGCCTCCGTGACCGCCGGCGATGTACACGCACCCGCATTCAAGGCCGCCGCAGGAGGATTGTTCCGCTCAATCAAATGGAAAGGCCCGGGCAAGTACAGATTGCACGCCCATGTAACGGCGGGAGACGTGAACCTGAAAAATTAAATTGGCCGGGAATCTCTTCCGCCGGGGAGATGCCAAGAGAAAACCGGAAGCCAGTCTCTATTGTTTGAAGAGTTGGCACTCAAATGCACTTGTGGCTTCCGCCCAGAAGCGGCGGAGCAGGTCCCTCACACGCCTGCGGCTTGCCAAGGTTTGCATCGGCGGTTCGGGTGGCAGCCGGGAGAATGTTACGGCGTTGGTAATGCGAACATTTTCTGTTTTGTAAAATTGTTAGCCCGCCGGGCCAGCGATCAGCCAGCGGGACTACAATACGAACGCACATCCAGCTGCAAGTTCTTTGCCGCATTCCATTCTTCAAAGGCTGTGGCTGGACATTCCCGCAACTCACTCATTGGAGGATTCAAACCATGCCAGTCTCCGGTTACGACCCGAACCTTTCCAATCTGCTGGTGGAAGCGTGCGAACTCACGTACGTCCAGTACGGCCTTCCACCGGAAAAGCACGGGGAGATCAAACCTCCAGCCGGATACAAGCAGATCGCCTCCTTCATGGCGCCGGAGATCGACCTGTCAAAGCTCAAGCTGTTGAGTTTGTCCGCTCAAGCCGGGCCTCTGGCCCCGCTGCTCTTGCAGAACGTACAGAACAGCGCGGAAGTCCGCGCAAGCGTTCACGCGCTCTTTCCCAGCCTGCAAGACGTTTATTTCGGGTTTGCGCTTACATCATCTACATGCAACGTCATCGCGCTGCGCGGGACGCAGTCGGATTTCGAGTGGGCCCTGGATGCCACGATCCCTCAGTTCCCGGTGCCGCTGGTCTGGTACAGCGATGGGAAGTTTCAGTTCGCCAAGGTCCACCTGGGTTTCCTCATCTTCTTTGTCATGCTAGCGGACCAGATTCTGGCGGCGGCCAAACAGTTCAACCCTGCCCTGCCATGCCTTGTAACCGGCCACAGTCTGGGGGGCGCGCTGGCAGTGCTGGCTTCACCGATGCTGCGTATTCTTTCGTTGTTGCCAACGGTACAGATGTACAACTACGCCGGGCCTCGCGTAGGCGATCCGGCATTTGTGGACGCTTACAACTTCTGGGTGCCGCAAAGCTATCGCGTGGTAAATCTGGCCGACCTGATTCCAATGCTGCCACCGAGCCAGATTATCCACTTGCAGTATGGCCATGTGGGCCAGGAGTGGTCATTCCTGAACCAGTCAGGCAACGTAGCCGGCAACCATGCCCTGATCGGGCCTGATAACTACACGAAGGCGGTCAATCTGGGTGTGCCCACAGACGCGCCGCGCGTTTATCCGGTAACCGGATTGGGCAATGCTCAGGCAGGCGCAAAGGCCTGAGGAGCCAGGGCGGAAACACGTCTTTTTAATTTGTGCTGGGACAAAAGTAGCGTGCGGCAACGCGAGCAAAACTTTCACCTGTTGAGGACATGGGGAATGCCTGTCGGTCATTGCAAGATCCTGGAGTAAGATCGTTCTTCTCCCGAGGCAATGTTTTGCGATTGGAGGGGAATATGCGCCGCGCCGGCCGTCTACTTTTCCTGCTGGTTACTGTTTGCGGTTTTCTCCTGCGCTCCGGCGGATATGCTCAAAGCGCCGGCGTGGATGACAATCGCAAGCTGGCATTTGAGCTTTTTAAACAGGATAAACATCTTGAGGCCTTGCCGCTGTTTGAAGAACTGGCGCTCAAGAGCCCAGACGATCGCGACGTTTTGGTGGGGTTGGGCGCGTGCCTGGTATCAGAAGCAGCAACGCTCGACGATCAGGATGCCGCCAGCAAAGAACGCATGCGGGCGCGACAGGTGCTTCTGAAAGCTAAAAAGCTGGGTAGTACAGCGCCGCTTCTTGAGAACCTGCTGCAAATGCTTCCGGAAGATGGCGTGGTGAAGTACGCAAACACGCCTGCCGATCAGGCCATGCGCGCCGCTGAGGCCGCGTTTGCGCGGCACGATTTTGAAGAAGCAATCAAGAACTACAGCAAGGTACTGGAATCCGATCCTAAAAACTACAGCGCTGTGCTGTTCATTGGCGATACATATTTTGCGGAAAAGAACTGGGCTAAGGCCGGCGAGTGGTACCAAAAAGCCATTGATCTGGATCCCAACAAAGAAACAGCGCATCGGTATTACGCAGATATGCTGCTGAAAAACGGAGAGATTGAAAAGTCGCGGATGCAGTTCATCCAGGGCGTAGTGGCCGAGCCCTACAATCCCATCACATGGCGAGCGCTGCAAGCATGGGCAACCAGCAACAAGCTGCAACTCAAGCGGGTGCACGTGGACACACCGAATAACGTGAGCCAGACAGATGAGAAGAACATCACGATCACCGTGGACCCTAAAGCATCGGACGAGACTTCCACTTTGTGGCTCAGTTACGGACTAGCCAAGGTGAAATGGCGCGGCGACGAATTCAAAAAGCAATTTCCCGCGGAAAAGCAATATCGCCACAGCCTGGCCGAAGAGGCGGAAGCGCTTACGATGGCGGCCACGGTGTGGACTGAGGTGAACGAATCCGAGAAGAAAAAGAAGAAAGCATCTTCACCCCCGAAGGACCCAAACCTGATTCTGTTGCTCAAGCTATACCAGGCAAAGATGATTGAGCCCTATGTGCTGCTGAACGCGGCAGATGATGGCATCGCGCAGGATTATCCCGGCTATCGCCAGAAAAACCGCGAAAAGCTGGAGCAGTATCTGAGCGAGTTTGTGGTGCCGCTGCTGAAAAAACCTTAATCGAAGCCGTGAAGCCAAACTGGCTGCGCTCACATATGCGAAATGATTTTGTTCGCAATCTCTGTGCCGCGTGAGCGAGCTTCCGGCAGATACATGGTGTCCAGTTTGAAAACGCTGTCGCCTTTCAGCACGTAAAACGCGTGGCCAAAAGAGCCGATCATGGCGTGGTCGCCCACGCCGTTGACTTCATCGAATCCTGGGACAACGGAGAGCGTAGTACGCAGCGGCCCCCAATTCTCACTGCCGAATTTGTTGTTCACGCTGAAGGAGAAGACGCGGCCGCTGGGGTCGGGCGCGCTCAGGCCAAAGCCTTTTACAATACCTTCCATTTCTTTCGTGTGTTTCAGCAGCTCAAGAGGATTGTCGCCTTTGGAATTTTTGACGTCGGGTTCCTGCGAAGCCTTTTCAGAATCCCGCTTCGCCTGGGCAACGGCAAGCTTTTGCAGCTCAGCGAAGGCCGCCGGGTTGGTGTAATAAGCGCATCCGGGATCGCCGTTGTCCATGATTTCGGCGCTGCGCTCCACGGTCACGCCAATCATCTGCTGCAAGTCTGCCGTTGAAAGCAGCTTGCACATGTTGCCCTGCGAAACTTCAGAGCCAAACGATCCGCCACCAATAGCACCGCCGGTAATAGAAGATACCTTGTGCTTGACCCAGTGGACGCCATAGAGCACCGCGCCAAACGCTCCGAGGACCATCACCAGAACGATTCCGCCGACGATCAGCAAGGCTTTGCCGCCGCCGGAAGATTTTGGCGGCTGCGCGGCGGGCTGAGATGGTGCTTGTGCGGCGGATTGCTGTGCGATGGGTTGCTGTGAGATCGGCGGCTGGAAAGATGGCTGCTGTGGTGCTGGTTGCGCTGCTGTCGGCTGGGCGCTGGCGACGGGCTGAGGAGTCGGCGTGACGACGGGCTGAGGAGTCGGAGCAGCGACGGGCGCTGGCGCGATGGCGGATTGAGCGCGATGACCGCAACGTCCGCAGAACGGGCCGGAAAGCGGCGCGCCGCAATTGGTGCAAAATTCGGCCATGGTGATCTCCTGATTGCTTAAAGGCGCTTCATTTTACCCCAGACCTAATGCGGAAGCATCCATCGGATTCGGTCCCCGCTGTAGCTGCTGCCATTAAGGAGACAAAGGTAGTTGGCTCGTCAGGAAAAATGGATCAGAGATAGGTTGGTGGGTAGAACCTATTATTAAAAAATAACTTTCATTAACTATTCTGCTGGGTAAAAAATCAAAAAATATAGTAGTATCTACCCGCAAACAGGCCCCCCTCTAGAAAGCTTTATTCCGGATCGTTGTTATCTCATTATTTAATGGAGTCGCTATGCTCAGGTATTGGATGCTGCGCAGTCTTCTATTTCTTTTCATCATCTTCACTGCCTTGGAAAACGGTATGGCCCAATCACCGGCCTGCACTGCGGGCACCATGGCAAATGTGGAAGGAACGAGCTGTTCGATCGGCAACATAACTTTCAATTTTCAAAATGATTTTGATTTCAACGTTACGGTCATTCAGAACAACGTGATTGACTTCCATGTCCTCAGCCCGGCAACGGTGGGCTTCATTCCAATTCAAAATGGGAACCAGTTTGGGTTCCAGTTGGTGATGAACGTGATTGAGGGCCCGGGCGATCCTTTCTTTCTGAGCACGCACAACTTCAACTTTTCTTATCTGCCGCAGGCTAATCCAGGGGCGGCGATCCGTGGAGAAAGCCTCGCACTGGACGCGGCCATCCAGAACCCTGGGTCGCAACTGGCGCGCGTGCTCGCCGCCGATAATCAATGCTATTCAAATGGAATCTTTGAGCCGCTATTTCCGCAACTGTTCAGCCAGCCGGGGACTGCGATCAATGATCCTGCGCAGAGCATTCTTCTGGAAGTGCCTTCACTGCAAGCCGTGGCATGTTTTCCGGGTGTGACCACAACTACTGTCCAGAGCATAGCTACCGGGCCGGCCACGGCGAGGCTTACTTCAGCAACCTTCCTTTACACGGTGGATCCGCAAGCTGCGCCTCCGGCGTTGGCCCATCTGCGGTATTCCAACATCGACCTACCCGGCGCTGCTGAGACGGATGTTTCTAGCATCAACAACGCAGGCAGGCTCGTGGGAAGCGTGCTGGATGCAAACGGGGTCTTCCATGGCTTTGTCACCGGCGGCAACGACGGCGTTAGCACGTTCGATTTTCCCGGCGCTGCCGCGACATTTCCACAGGGCCTGAACGAGCATGGGGACATTGTAGGAACTTATATAGATGATGCTGGCAAGATCCACGCGTTCCTGCTGCAGGACGGGACCTTCAGCAATATCGATTTTCCGGGAGCTGTATTCAACTCCGCAATCGGGATCAATAACCAGGGAGAAGTGGCTGGGCTGTTCCTGAAGGACCACCAAGTCTTCGGCTACATTCTTGCCAACGGCACATTTACCCTGCTGGACCATAGCCCGGACACACCCGGCAGGCCAAAGCTGACGCAGGCAATTGGCATTAGCAATCGTGGAGAGGTGGTGGGATCGTTCTTTGATCCGGACACGATGAGGGGATTCAAGTTCTTCCAGGGCGTCTTCACTGATTTTGATGTTCCCGGCCAGGGAGATACCTTCCCGGAGGGAATGAGCAATATTGGAGACAACGTAGGAACATATACAGATAGTGACTTTGTTATTCACGGCTACGTGGAGAACAGCGGAAGCTTTGCGACAGTGGAGTTCCCCGGGAGTGGCAGTACGATACCGCTGGGGATCAATGCGCCGGGGCGGATCGTGGGCATATACACGGATGCTGATGGCGCCGTCCATAGCTTCCTGGCCGAACCACAGCCGGATGACGGACAGAAGATCGCTCCCAGCAAGCTTGCGCAACCAAACCAGGGCGTACAACTACCGACTTGTGGCGGTCCTGAATGGCAGAAACATCCCGAGAGAATCCGCAGGCCGTGCAAACCAAGCCGGTAAACGCGGAATGACTGGCGCGCTGTCCTTGCGGGCGGCGCGCCGGAGTACGCGACAGAGATTTCCACGGCGTCGGAAAGATTGCTGATGCCCCTGGGCAAAATTTACCCGATCGCCATCTTATGGTGTATGGCCCGGTCTAAGGTGTTTACTGTAAACTACTGAAAACAAATGATCTGGAAACTCCGTTTCCTTTCAGGAGTTTGGCAATTGCAATGCAATAGTCAAAAGCGTGACGTTATGCGCAATCGGGGGTGAGCTGGCAAACCCTGTCACAAAGCGTGGCCCCGATGCTCGAACGACCCCGGTTCGGAGGATTTTACCCCAATGAAGAATTATCTATTGTCGTTATCGCTTGTCGCCGCCATGGCAATTCCAGCGGTCGCACAGCAGAATCAACAGACCACATCAGATCAACCGCAGGCGCAGCAGAGCCAGACCCAAGCCCAGAGCAACGATCAGACCGCGACCGGCAAAGATCCGTTGACCTACACGCGCAAAGAGGGCTTTTGGGGACATTTGAATCCCTTTGCCCGCAAGAAATATGTTAACCGGCAGCTTGATCCTGTTCGCGGCCGCGTGAATGAGCTCGACGAACTCACCGCGAAGAACGCCAAGATGATCGCTGACGTTGACGCTCGCGCGACTGAAGGCATTCGCAACGCCATGAGCAAGGCCAATGAAGCCGATACGCACGCGCTCGACGCGGGCAATCGCGCCAACCAGGCCCAGCAGACGGCGCAGCAGGCGCACACGCGCATTGCCACTGTTGAAGACACTGTCAGCAAGATCGATCAATACCAGCCCATCACGCAGGCTGAAATCCGCTTCCGTCCCGGACAGGGCGCCCTCAGCAAGAACGCGAAAGACGCTCTTGACCAGATGGCCACCTCGCTGAAAAACCAGAAGGGCTACATTGTTGAAGTGCAGGGCTTCTCGCCCGGCAGCGGCACCACGGCCATTGAGAACTCCCGTGAAATGGCGCAGATGGTCGTCCGTTACCTCGTGCTGAACCATGAGATTCCGGTCTATCGCATCTACACGGTCGGCATGGGCAATGCTCCCATCCAGACGGAAGACGGCAAGATTCATCGCCAGAAGGGCGGCAAAGTTGAGATCAGCCTGTTGAAGAATGGCCTGGCTGACCTGAACGCCAGCAACAGCTCAGCCCCCACCACCGGCAGCGGCGTCACCGCAACTCCTGCTCCGCAATCTGCTCCGGCAACTCAGCCCGCTTCTCAGCCCAGCACCACTGACCAGCCGGCCCAGAAGCCGCCGCAACAGTAAGTTTTGTAACTTTCTCTAACCAAACGCACCCCTCTTGCCCATGTGGCAGGAGGGGTTTTTTATTGCGACTGCCGATTTTTTGGTTACCGATTCCGTCGCGCGCTTTCTCTCATTTTCGTGCATCTCCTCATCTTGGGTCCGACCTCTAACGATAACGTTCGACCGCGATGACGAGCGATGTCTGCGATTCGCTAGCTCAACCAATCCGGTTCTGATCCGCGTTTATCCTTGTTAATCCGCGGTAAGCTTTTGCTTTCCCGATTTCCTCTGCGCCCTTCGCGGTGAAAAGAATTTGGCTTTCCGATCACCAGATCATCCGATCACGCGCGATCACCAGATCTTCATTGCTGCTCGACGATCAGCTCCTGGCAGGTGATGCAATAACGGCTCCACGGCACCGCCGTCAATCGATTCACGCTGATGTCCTGGCCGCAATGCAGGCATTCGCCAAACGTGCCGCCATTGATCCGGCCAATGGCCGCTTCCACCAATTGCAGCAGCCCGCGCTCCTGCGCCTTTTGGCGGAACGTCATTTCCTTTGAGAGCGACGCGGTCGCCCTGTCGCCTTCATCGCGACCAAAATCCTGCGCCTCATTGTGCTCTTCCTGTGTGCGACTCAGGCTGCGGCGTAGCTCCTCGCGCCTCTTGTTGAGGAGCTCCTCAAATTTTGCAATCTTGGCTTTTTCCATGCGCAATCACTCAACAATCAAAAAAATATCCGGGCGCGACGCTGTGCCCAGTGCGGATTTCATCTTTAATATCTTAATTGAGATTTGCCTTGTCCGCCGCTCCAGCCCACTGGCTGCCATCCCGAACTCCGAGGCCGAGCCTACGGTAAGACCAGCAAGACGTCCATCAGCCCCACCGCGGCCCGGACTAACTGTTTGTGCCATAGTGTATGCTTTCCGAGCTGGATGAAACCCCACGGAGCAGTTCTTATGATGCCCAGACTTATCCTGTTTTCGTTCATGCTTGCTTCTTTTCTGTCCGCGGGTGCGACGCAAGACGATCCTAAAGCAGCCGCGCACACAGCGATGATCGCCGGAGTCCAGGCATTCGAGTATGCAGACTATGAAGGGGCGATAGTGCATTTTGAACAGGCAGCCGCTCTCGATCCTGATTTCGTCACTGCGCACCTGTATCTGGCCACAGCGTGCGCGCAAACGTTTGTGCCGGGAATTGATACGCCGGCGAACGTTGGCCGGGCTACAAAAGCATTGAATCAATATCGGGAAGTCCTAAGGCGTAACCCTTCCGATATTTATTCTTTCAAGAGCATCGCATCTCTGGAACTCCAGTTGAAAAATTTAAAACAGGCGAAAGAAACCTATCAAAAAGCCATCGCAGTCGACCCCCGCGATCCGGAATTGTTTTACTCCGTCGGGGTGGTGGACTGGTACATGGCGTATGACGCCGTTGCGGTGGAGAAGGAAAAGCTGCCGGAGGAATCACGTCGCGCCGTTGCCTTGGGGAAGCCAACGGTGCCGGAGAAATTAGAGGGCTCCTTTTTTTTGTCGGCGAGATGTGCCGACGCGAGAACAGCGGCGCTGGCCAATTTGGATGACGGCCTGGCCATGTTCACCAAGGCAGTGTCTCTGCGGCAAGACTATGAAGCCGCCATGGGCTACCTGACCCAGCTCTACCGCCTGCGGGCCGACCTGGGCTGCGGCAATAAAGATGCGCATGCGGCAGACATGAAACAGGCCGATGAGTGGATCGATATGGCCACGGCAGCGAGAAGAAGGAAAGTTGAGGCTGTAATCAAGAGCGGTCAGGGTTTAATCGACGTGCCGCTACCACGATAACCTCGCCACGCAAACCACGCAACCGTCCCTAACATTCCTGCCCACGCCACCAGCCGCGTGAAATTCCCGATCTGGATCGCGTACGGCAGAACTCCCAGGCTGGAAAAGATCCGCACCCAATCATGCTCCACTCCGTCGCCGGCCCCGCCGACGGTCACTAACGGCAGCTCCAGCCGCAACGCGTCCGCCATATAAGTGGCGACGCCCGTAAGACTGTGAAAGAACGCAAACGCGCAGAACGTCGTCCCCGGTAGTTCGCGGCGCACGGCAAAACTTACCGCCAGCAGCGCCGGAACCAGTAGCTGAAGCAGCGTTCCTCCCCACAGTCCAAGCGTTTCTCCCAGCCAGCCAAAAAGCAGATGCCCGCCTTCATGGATCGGCAGATGCACGTTATCGATCAGCGTCAACTGGCCCCAGTTCAGCCCAAGATAGAAAAGCAGCAATCCGTAGAACGCCATCCAGCAGACAAGCTGTATGCGGGAAACCGGTTGCCATTCGATCTCAGGAAGTGTCATTTTGAACCAAAGGAATATCACATTGCGGCCGACGTTCGTAAAGCATTTAGCCCGGTCGATATTACTTTAGGAAACCCACGGATCAACAAATCCCGCCATGAATTGTTGCAAAACACGAATGGGCCAGGCCCCAACAGGAAATAGATCCATTCGCGTTTGTTCGCGTGAATTCGCGGCTAAACTGGTTTTGGTTCCTACTTTTGCGCAGGCGCTTCCTTTGTCCCCGCATTCAAATCCACATCGCGGATACTCGCCGGATCAGCCGGAACCACCACTGTCCGCGTGATCTCTTTGCCATCGCTTTCAATCGCAACCGTATAAGTTCCCGCCGCCAGATTGCGGAAGATATATGCCCCGGTCGCTCCGGTCTTTGTTTCCAGTGAAACTTCTTTCAGCCGAACCACTGCGCCGGCCAGTGGAACCGTTTGCAGCGTCGTCTTGTCATAGATCAGCACGCGCCCTGCAATCGACCGCAGCGCCTTCACCGTAAATTGCGTGCTCGCGGGCTTGCCGGATTCCACGGCGACGCTCTGCGCCGCCAGGTCCTGCAGCGCATATCCCGGAGGATAAGAATCCGCCAGTGTTGCCACCGAATAATTTCCGGGAACCAGTCCGGTGAATGCGAATTTGCCGTTTACGCCGGTCTGCACGCGCCGCGTGAATTTCTCGCCTTTTAGCTCCACCGTGATTCCGTTAATGCCCGTTCCGGCATCGTTAAGCAGAAAGCCGAAGATCTGTCCTTTGGCAAAGTTAATTCCGAAGTCCGCCGTGGCGTTCATGTCCACGG
Encoded proteins:
- a CDS encoding deoxyguanosinetriphosphate triphosphohydrolase, with translation MLAPYALRAEESRGRRYPEEAHAYRNVFQRDRDRVVHSRAFRRLENKTQVFTGRRSDHFRNRLTHTIEVAQISRTIAAELQLNEDLVEALALVHDVGHPPFGHAGERVLNAAMQEYGDQFDHNLHALRTVEQFEHRYAEFPGLNLTFEVREGIVKHSRDYDAADFPELAEYLLDERPPLEAQLIDFTDEIAYSTADLDDGVEAKILTREQVRQNVPLFARLHAEVEQRYPAAAEKLLFNETLKRVLDRLVSDLIINSRKLIGEAGVKSVEAVRKYPERLIAFSPQVDEERKQIKDFLYANVYYSPAQQRDKQQAEKVIAEMFAFFMKFPRELPASYQEKTRTEPLHRIVCDYVAGMTDSYIFEQHRRFCAPKKRIGV
- a CDS encoding DUF4097 domain-containing protein, translating into MKTAIAAALFLAVLWVTPLGAQSTGSPVEKDFVSGGKIEMTLESGDYKIRASSDNRIHVHWNEASAKGVRVKLTTNGKSADVRVENTPHDNFHAIIEVPALADVRVRLTAGNLEIGGITGDKDVEANAGNLNISVGNSSDWGDVDASVTAGDVHAPAFKAAAGGLFRSIKWKGPGKYRLHAHVTAGDVNLKN
- a CDS encoding lipase family protein, with the protein product MPVSGYDPNLSNLLVEACELTYVQYGLPPEKHGEIKPPAGYKQIASFMAPEIDLSKLKLLSLSAQAGPLAPLLLQNVQNSAEVRASVHALFPSLQDVYFGFALTSSTCNVIALRGTQSDFEWALDATIPQFPVPLVWYSDGKFQFAKVHLGFLIFFVMLADQILAAAKQFNPALPCLVTGHSLGGALAVLASPMLRILSLLPTVQMYNYAGPRVGDPAFVDAYNFWVPQSYRVVNLADLIPMLPPSQIIHLQYGHVGQEWSFLNQSGNVAGNHALIGPDNYTKAVNLGVPTDAPRVYPVTGLGNAQAGAKA
- a CDS encoding tetratricopeptide repeat protein, with product MRRAGRLLFLLVTVCGFLLRSGGYAQSAGVDDNRKLAFELFKQDKHLEALPLFEELALKSPDDRDVLVGLGACLVSEAATLDDQDAASKERMRARQVLLKAKKLGSTAPLLENLLQMLPEDGVVKYANTPADQAMRAAEAAFARHDFEEAIKNYSKVLESDPKNYSAVLFIGDTYFAEKNWAKAGEWYQKAIDLDPNKETAHRYYADMLLKNGEIEKSRMQFIQGVVAEPYNPITWRALQAWATSNKLQLKRVHVDTPNNVSQTDEKNITITVDPKASDETSTLWLSYGLAKVKWRGDEFKKQFPAEKQYRHSLAEEAEALTMAATVWTEVNESEKKKKKASSPPKDPNLILLLKLYQAKMIEPYVLLNAADDGIAQDYPGYRQKNREKLEQYLSEFVVPLLKKP
- a CDS encoding zinc ribbon domain-containing protein encodes the protein MAEFCTNCGAPLSGPFCGRCGHRAQSAIAPAPVAAPTPQPVVTPTPQPVASAQPTAAQPAPQQPSFQPPISQQPIAQQSAAQAPSQPAAQPPKSSGGGKALLIVGGIVLVMVLGAFGAVLYGVHWVKHKVSSITGGAIGGGSFGSEVSQGNMCKLLSTADLQQMIGVTVERSAEIMDNGDPGCAYYTNPAAFAELQKLAVAQAKRDSEKASQEPDVKNSKGDNPLELLKHTKEMEGIVKGFGLSAPDPSGRVFSFSVNNKFGSENWGPLRTTLSVVPGFDEVNGVGDHAMIGSFGHAFYVLKGDSVFKLDTMYLPEARSRGTEIANKIISHM